A single window of Marinobacter sp. SS13-12 DNA harbors:
- a CDS encoding PhzF family phenazine biosynthesis protein yields MKIQVPIVSAFVDGDSGGNPAGVVLNAERFDSEQKQRIAAAVGLSETAFVSPSELADIKLEFYTPTQQIAHCGHATIATFSYLRQNGLLASDESSKETIDGRRSIKMESESAYMEQKAPHYEQLTDDVHRLTLQALGIASADLIAGTKPTLVNTGNSFVVVGIQDAGVIQSLEPDFALIEKLSDALDLIGLYIFSFDSVGNGRDAGSRMFAPRYGIQEESATGMAAGPLACYLREHIGFDKQEFLLEQGRWMSPPSPSVINVRLDIGASGKIENLFAGGRGALKEIAEVEF; encoded by the coding sequence ATGAAAATTCAAGTCCCAATTGTAAGTGCTTTTGTTGACGGTGATTCCGGCGGCAACCCGGCAGGTGTTGTGTTGAACGCCGAACGGTTTGATTCTGAGCAAAAACAGAGGATCGCGGCGGCTGTCGGTTTGTCGGAGACGGCGTTTGTATCCCCGTCTGAGCTGGCAGACATAAAGCTGGAATTCTATACGCCAACCCAACAGATCGCTCACTGCGGCCACGCAACGATCGCGACATTCAGTTATTTGCGTCAGAACGGCCTGCTTGCAAGCGACGAGTCATCCAAAGAGACGATTGATGGACGCAGGTCGATAAAGATGGAGAGTGAGTCAGCGTATATGGAGCAAAAAGCCCCCCATTATGAGCAACTCACTGATGACGTTCATCGCTTGACGCTCCAGGCGCTAGGGATAGCCAGCGCTGATCTAATTGCGGGTACCAAGCCGACACTGGTTAATACAGGAAATAGCTTTGTAGTCGTAGGCATTCAGGACGCTGGAGTAATCCAGAGTCTCGAGCCAGATTTTGCGTTGATCGAAAAGCTCAGTGATGCTCTTGATCTGATCGGACTTTACATATTTTCCTTCGATAGTGTCGGAAATGGACGAGATGCGGGATCCCGAATGTTCGCGCCCCGGTATGGAATCCAGGAAGAGTCCGCAACAGGCATGGCTGCTGGCCCATTGGCATGTTACCTGCGAGAGCATATCGGCTTCGACAAACAGGAGTTCCTGCTGGAGCAGGGACGCTGGATGTCACCGCCCTCACCTAGCGTTATCAATGTACGTTTGGATATTGGCGCAAGCGGCAAGATCGAGAATCTGTTTGCCGGAGGACGAGGAGCCCTCAAAGAAATCGCTGAGGTTGAATTTTGA
- a CDS encoding DUF1127 domain-containing protein, with protein MSLDAIATKGAEGPSRANTVKFNVTALLMKWRMKYRGHKELTALSDFMLKDIGISRSQVEQEYTKPFWKN; from the coding sequence ATGTCACTTGATGCGATTGCTACCAAAGGAGCTGAAGGTCCTTCACGGGCGAACACAGTTAAATTCAACGTAACCGCTCTTCTTATGAAGTGGCGAATGAAATACCGAGGCCATAAAGAGCTCACCGCCCTGTCAGATTTCATGCTCAAGGATATAGGAATCTCCAGGAGCCAGGTCGAGCAGGAATACACAAAGCCATTCTGGAAGAACTGA
- a CDS encoding LysR substrate-binding domain-containing protein, giving the protein MQKLPPLRALQAFRYAARELSFKSAADALNISQAAVSTHIRGLEEFLGLKLFVRLTREVQLTHEGRALSGYVETGFQELERGIALFAPNADPGRLTVATVPSFASRWLVPRIDSFQKAHPEIQLSLQPNLQLVGFQGDGVDLAIRFGKGDYPGLESRLLLEEKLLPVCHSRLVENSDVTPESLITLPWLIDESIDMQSSWIAFQEELGIEIPDRSITLRVTEGTTLVEAVLAGRGIALMRYSLVADLLKAGLLQCPINISVPAEYQYYLVAPEAKFRTDKVRAFVSWIIGEVGSG; this is encoded by the coding sequence ATGCAGAAACTACCTCCGCTAAGGGCATTGCAGGCATTTCGATACGCGGCGAGAGAGCTAAGCTTCAAGTCGGCAGCTGACGCCCTGAACATTTCCCAGGCAGCCGTCAGTACCCACATTCGAGGCCTGGAAGAGTTTCTGGGTTTGAAGTTATTTGTCCGTTTGACCCGCGAAGTGCAATTAACGCATGAAGGCAGGGCGCTTTCAGGGTATGTGGAGACGGGCTTTCAGGAGCTGGAAAGGGGCATAGCGCTGTTTGCGCCAAATGCTGATCCCGGACGCCTAACAGTAGCAACGGTGCCATCCTTTGCCAGTCGGTGGCTGGTACCCAGAATCGATTCGTTTCAGAAGGCTCACCCAGAGATCCAACTAAGCCTGCAACCCAACCTCCAGTTAGTCGGTTTTCAGGGTGATGGCGTGGATCTGGCGATCCGTTTTGGTAAAGGTGATTATCCGGGGCTTGAATCCAGGCTGTTACTGGAGGAAAAGCTACTGCCGGTGTGTCACAGCAGGCTCGTTGAAAACAGCGATGTGACACCTGAGAGTCTGATAACACTTCCGTGGCTTATCGATGAATCGATCGACATGCAAAGCTCGTGGATAGCGTTTCAGGAAGAACTCGGCATCGAAATACCGGACAGATCCATAACACTACGAGTAACAGAGGGAACGACGCTCGTAGAAGCAGTGCTTGCCGGCAGGGGTATTGCATTGATGCGATACAGCCTAGTTGCTGACCTTCTCAAAGCGGGCCTGCTTCAGTGCCCGATCAATATTTCAGTGCCGGCGGAATACCAGTATTACCTGGTTGCACCGGAAGCAAAATTTCGCACGGATAAGGTTCGCGCCTTCGTTTCGTGGATTATTGGGGAAGTAGGTTCCGGGTAA
- a CDS encoding (2Fe-2S)-binding protein: protein MISLTINGQQHELDVPDDMPLLWAIRDVVGMKGTKFGCGIAQCGACTVHIDGEATRSCVTPVSAAQGEITTIEAMADDAVGQKVQQAWLDLGVAQCGYCQGGQIMNATALLKKTPEPDTQEIVDAMAGNLCRCGTYNRILAAIERAAGKETSS from the coding sequence ATGATTAGCCTGACCATAAACGGACAACAGCATGAGCTGGACGTACCTGACGACATGCCCCTGCTTTGGGCTATTCGTGATGTCGTTGGCATGAAAGGTACGAAATTCGGATGCGGCATCGCCCAATGCGGTGCCTGTACAGTGCACATCGATGGAGAGGCAACGCGCTCCTGCGTGACACCCGTATCTGCTGCCCAAGGGGAGATCACCACTATAGAGGCCATGGCCGACGACGCCGTTGGCCAGAAAGTGCAGCAGGCCTGGCTGGACCTGGGCGTAGCGCAGTGTGGTTATTGCCAGGGCGGCCAGATCATGAATGCCACGGCTCTGCTCAAGAAAACCCCGGAACCGGATACCCAGGAAATCGTCGACGCCATGGCCGGTAACCTGTGTCGGTGTGGTACCTACAATCGCATCCTTGCCGCCATAGAACGGGCCGCGGGTAAGGAGACCAGCTCATGA
- a CDS encoding molybdopterin cofactor-binding domain-containing protein: protein MNQSNDTLLLANVSRRGLLKGLAGGSALLLAARWDIGLANEQAQFGAGAMPGGWVDNPNVFIHIDSDGTVTIINNRAEMGQGIRTSLAMVAADELGADWERVQARQADGDQDKYGNQNTDGSRSMRHWFDPMRRAAAAARLMLEQAAANQWDVPVHEVRAGIHKVTHPATGREIGFGDLAEAARQLDVPDRSALVLKPDSELRFIGKESGLINGELKSAHPKAIDGEDIVTGKAVFGADIDLENTLYAVVARPPVYGAKVKSVDDSEALEVPGVKKTIRIEGADQPAAFSPLGGVAVVASNTWAAMEGRRALKIEWDNAPAGDNADYTSDAYRESLEKAAQSPGKVIRQSGDLEAALKEANKRVSATYYMPHMAQAPMEPPVAVVKVENGKAEAWAPVQNPRATREGIAGLLGIDMENVIVHQTLLGGGFGRKSKPDFVIEAARVAKEFEGQPIKLQWSREDDIQHAYFHAVSVDYLEAGLDGEGKATSWRHRTLSPSIASLFAPDPKHKGEFELGMGFNTMPFSIPAIRLENPPAPAHVRIGWFRSVYNLPHAWAIQSFAHEMAEAAGKDHRDYVLDLLGPGREVHNLTVGDGWNYGEDPDMHPIDVARMRRVIERATEEAGWGREPQKGRGLGLAFHHSFVSYTAIVFDVEVADNGELTIHRADIAFDCGPQANPERIRAQMEGSVVMGIGIALQSEVSFKDGVAQQSNFDNYLIPRMPNAPKVVRVHLIDNPDDAMGGVGEPGLPPVAPALCNAIYAATGKRIRRLPVGNQLQVS, encoded by the coding sequence ATGAACCAGTCAAACGATACACTGCTGCTTGCCAACGTTAGCCGCCGCGGCCTATTGAAAGGTCTGGCAGGGGGCTCGGCTCTCTTACTGGCTGCCCGCTGGGATATCGGGCTGGCTAATGAACAGGCCCAGTTCGGTGCCGGCGCTATGCCGGGTGGCTGGGTGGATAACCCGAACGTGTTTATCCACATCGACTCTGACGGCACGGTCACCATCATCAACAACCGTGCCGAAATGGGGCAGGGCATCCGCACCAGTCTGGCCATGGTGGCTGCCGATGAGCTTGGTGCAGACTGGGAGCGGGTTCAGGCGCGTCAGGCCGACGGGGATCAGGACAAATACGGTAACCAGAATACCGACGGCTCCCGCAGCATGCGCCACTGGTTCGACCCCATGCGCCGAGCGGCGGCCGCCGCCAGACTGATGCTTGAGCAGGCCGCAGCCAACCAGTGGGATGTACCGGTACATGAGGTGCGCGCCGGAATCCACAAGGTGACCCATCCGGCCACCGGACGGGAAATCGGCTTTGGAGACCTTGCGGAAGCGGCGAGGCAACTGGATGTTCCCGATAGGAGCGCCCTGGTTCTCAAACCCGACAGTGAACTGCGCTTTATCGGCAAGGAATCCGGCCTGATCAATGGCGAACTGAAATCCGCTCATCCCAAAGCCATTGACGGTGAAGACATTGTCACTGGCAAGGCGGTCTTTGGTGCGGATATTGACCTGGAAAACACGCTGTATGCGGTGGTGGCCCGTCCACCGGTCTACGGCGCCAAGGTAAAAAGCGTCGACGACAGCGAGGCACTGGAAGTGCCGGGTGTAAAGAAGACGATTCGCATCGAGGGCGCGGACCAGCCTGCCGCATTCAGTCCGCTCGGCGGCGTCGCCGTGGTGGCCAGTAATACCTGGGCTGCCATGGAAGGACGCAGGGCCCTGAAGATTGAGTGGGACAACGCGCCGGCGGGGGACAATGCCGACTATACCTCCGATGCTTATCGGGAGTCCCTGGAAAAGGCGGCGCAATCCCCCGGCAAGGTCATCCGCCAGTCCGGCGATCTCGAGGCTGCTCTGAAAGAGGCCAACAAGCGGGTCTCAGCCACCTATTACATGCCCCATATGGCACAGGCGCCGATGGAGCCGCCGGTGGCCGTAGTAAAGGTAGAAAACGGCAAGGCTGAAGCCTGGGCGCCGGTCCAGAACCCGAGGGCCACCCGCGAGGGCATCGCGGGACTCCTTGGGATAGACATGGAAAATGTCATTGTTCACCAGACATTGCTTGGGGGCGGCTTCGGGCGCAAGTCCAAACCGGATTTCGTGATTGAAGCGGCTCGCGTGGCGAAGGAGTTTGAGGGCCAGCCCATCAAACTGCAGTGGTCCCGGGAGGACGATATCCAACACGCCTACTTCCATGCGGTCTCTGTCGACTATCTGGAAGCTGGCCTGGACGGGGAGGGCAAAGCGACCAGTTGGCGCCATCGCACCCTGTCGCCCAGCATCGCGTCACTCTTTGCTCCGGACCCCAAGCACAAAGGGGAGTTTGAGCTGGGTATGGGCTTCAACACCATGCCCTTCAGTATTCCCGCTATACGACTGGAAAACCCGCCGGCACCTGCCCATGTCCGCATTGGCTGGTTCCGGTCGGTTTATAACCTTCCCCATGCCTGGGCTATCCAGAGCTTTGCCCATGAAATGGCGGAAGCGGCCGGCAAGGACCATCGGGACTACGTGCTGGACCTGCTTGGCCCCGGGCGCGAGGTCCATAACCTGACCGTCGGCGATGGCTGGAATTACGGCGAGGATCCGGACATGCATCCCATCGATGTGGCGCGGATGCGCAGGGTGATCGAGCGCGCCACCGAAGAGGCGGGCTGGGGACGTGAACCCCAAAAGGGAAGGGGACTGGGGCTGGCGTTCCACCACAGTTTTGTCTCCTACACCGCCATTGTCTTTGATGTGGAGGTGGCCGATAACGGCGAATTGACCATTCACCGCGCAGACATTGCCTTCGACTGTGGTCCCCAGGCCAACCCGGAGCGAATCCGGGCCCAGATGGAAGGCTCGGTGGTGATGGGTATTGGTATTGCCCTGCAAAGCGAGGTGTCCTTCAAGGATGGCGTCGCCCAGCAGAGCAACTTTGACAACTACCTGATCCCACGCATGCCGAACGCGCCAAAGGTCGTCCGAGTGCATTTAATCGACAATCCCGATGACGCCATGGGTGGAGTGGGAGAGCCTGGCCTGCCGCCGGTTGCCCCGGCACTTTGCAATGCAATTTATGCCGCCACTGGAAAACGCATCAGACGTCTTCCCGTTGGCAATCAGTTGCAGGTGAGCTGA
- a CDS encoding XdhC family protein translates to MQNLDYRVVERAIEWLRDDRAIWLCTVVSTFGSSPREPGSLMVATADGQLLGSLSGGCVEEDFLARLTNGEYQLPAVIVRYGAPEGGPENARVRLPCGGILEVLVERMAATNENLAHLREVLGALGGEKEVERQVSLTDGKSRLEPASATGPRVVVNDGEEVVRIRIGPVAKLILAGYSTVAEACANFAISLGYQVVLCDPREEVTRDLELPGEVEFIPQLPSLYIASPGTCTPSTAVVAVTHDPRIDDLAMMAAVKTAAGYIGVMGSVRTSRARAERLLRTGGLGAAEIERIHMPIGLDLGSKTPAEIALAIMADIVRVRRGRVPVNV, encoded by the coding sequence ATGCAAAACCTGGATTATCGGGTAGTTGAACGGGCCATTGAATGGCTTAGGGACGATAGGGCGATCTGGTTGTGCACGGTGGTGTCCACCTTCGGCTCATCGCCCAGGGAGCCGGGCTCACTCATGGTTGCCACCGCTGACGGGCAGCTTTTGGGCTCACTCTCGGGCGGCTGCGTTGAGGAGGATTTTCTCGCGCGCCTGACCAATGGGGAGTATCAGCTTCCAGCCGTTATCGTGCGCTATGGAGCACCTGAAGGCGGCCCCGAAAACGCCCGTGTTCGCTTGCCTTGTGGTGGCATTCTGGAAGTGCTGGTGGAGCGAATGGCAGCCACCAATGAGAACCTGGCCCATCTGAGGGAAGTCCTGGGAGCACTCGGCGGTGAAAAGGAAGTCGAGCGACAGGTGAGCCTCACGGATGGCAAAAGCCGGCTTGAACCTGCCTCAGCAACGGGTCCACGTGTAGTCGTAAATGACGGCGAAGAGGTCGTCAGGATTCGGATAGGTCCGGTCGCCAAACTGATCCTGGCGGGCTATTCAACTGTGGCAGAGGCTTGCGCCAATTTTGCCATCAGCCTCGGTTATCAGGTTGTGTTGTGCGATCCCCGTGAAGAGGTCACCCGTGATCTTGAACTGCCTGGGGAAGTTGAATTTATTCCGCAGTTGCCCTCGCTTTATATTGCATCACCCGGCACGTGTACGCCGTCCACGGCCGTGGTGGCCGTAACCCACGATCCACGCATTGACGATCTGGCCATGATGGCAGCCGTGAAAACCGCTGCCGGCTACATCGGAGTCATGGGTTCGGTTCGCACATCCCGGGCCCGGGCTGAAAGGCTTCTTCGCACAGGCGGGCTGGGCGCGGCGGAGATTGAGCGCATTCACATGCCCATCGGCCTCGACCTGGGAAGTAAAACGCCCGCCGAAATTGCGCTGGCTATCATGGCTGACATTGTTCGCGTCAGGCGCGGGCGTGTCCCCGTTAACGTATGA
- a CDS encoding site-specific integrase, whose amino-acid sequence MSARDRFHLKKFSYHGQLSIVVSDTGTGLPALLPLLYLQTWGLSKAINTVQQHMVSVCQWYNYWQQKHNRSFDEELFESFQPGFPLLTPLQALDAALVDYPGFVIFIDSGKKLTDDPWREDYRPEIADRTRDVRLSCLTQFLLFLARRYVSSRYTQLTSREQILTLDSYRVRFHGARREACGRLNTRQGQPFSRGSEGQLVVRERSLNAAEVKAIALCSRPSTSKQDNPLNPWQKHVDNNQKSVLQVRNHLIIRLLLHYGLRIGELLLLRTKSLVPYASGSGQALAITTYDGAGDPRKVAPRLKNAWSERLLELASEDIKLWELYVDHLRGMPSPPHPFLLVNTRKNHGPLSMRAAQNVFDDLYRTLQQHFPGLCSVELGGTLTALHAHMFRFTWATDTFEALVEQDGCDFETAKDRLRQLGGWSQTSPMPQKYAARYISKSANAANLRRLKAQRRLSAQSQEKQMEPEYR is encoded by the coding sequence ATGAGTGCCAGGGACCGGTTCCATCTCAAGAAATTTTCCTATCACGGCCAGCTTTCGATCGTCGTAAGTGATACCGGCACGGGCCTGCCCGCATTGTTGCCGCTTTTGTATCTTCAGACCTGGGGCTTGTCGAAGGCCATCAATACCGTTCAGCAACACATGGTCTCAGTTTGTCAGTGGTACAACTATTGGCAGCAAAAGCACAACAGATCGTTTGATGAGGAGTTGTTCGAGAGCTTTCAGCCTGGCTTCCCACTATTAACTCCACTCCAAGCTCTGGACGCAGCTCTTGTCGATTATCCAGGTTTCGTCATCTTCATCGATTCCGGGAAAAAGTTAACCGACGACCCTTGGCGAGAAGATTACAGGCCGGAGATCGCTGATAGAACACGGGATGTCCGTCTAAGTTGTCTGACGCAGTTTTTGCTGTTCTTGGCGAGACGCTACGTTTCATCGCGTTATACCCAGCTCACATCGAGAGAACAAATACTGACACTCGATAGTTATCGAGTGCGCTTTCATGGGGCTCGACGTGAAGCATGTGGACGACTCAATACTCGACAAGGACAGCCTTTCTCCAGAGGGTCTGAAGGGCAATTAGTCGTCAGAGAGCGAAGTCTGAACGCAGCAGAAGTAAAAGCAATCGCGCTGTGCTCCAGACCGTCGACCTCCAAACAGGATAATCCGCTGAATCCTTGGCAGAAGCACGTCGACAATAACCAAAAGTCGGTTTTACAGGTGCGAAATCACCTCATTATTAGGCTACTGCTTCATTATGGGCTGCGGATCGGAGAACTGTTGCTACTTAGAACAAAGAGCCTAGTTCCTTATGCCTCTGGATCCGGACAAGCGCTGGCAATAACAACATACGACGGTGCGGGGGACCCTCGAAAAGTTGCGCCCAGGCTCAAAAATGCGTGGTCAGAGCGGTTACTGGAGCTTGCCTCCGAGGACATCAAACTCTGGGAGTTGTACGTCGATCATCTGCGAGGTATGCCCAGCCCCCCTCACCCCTTTTTACTCGTCAATACACGAAAGAATCACGGCCCTCTGTCTATGCGTGCAGCCCAGAACGTGTTTGATGATCTCTACCGAACGCTGCAGCAACATTTTCCGGGGCTATGCAGTGTTGAGTTAGGCGGCACGTTGACTGCGCTCCATGCTCACATGTTCCGATTCACCTGGGCAACGGATACTTTCGAGGCTTTGGTGGAACAGGATGGCTGCGATTTCGAGACAGCAAAAGACCGGCTGCGCCAGCTCGGAGGATGGAGTCAGACAAGTCCGATGCCGCAGAAATATGCCGCCAGATACATTTCCAAGAGCGCAAATGCCGCGAATCTTCGTCGCTTAAAGGCTCAGCGTCGATTGAGCGCCCAGTCGCAAGAAAAACAAATGGAGCCAGAGTACCGATGA
- a CDS encoding site-specific integrase — MRVSVKPGRNSEPTSAQSASEGRTVLEELLSEDLVQAISQRPMRRFIPLFAPDPNDTQYLDTSEQSWALRSSGNNFVFDFERYAEKAAKTAGDERFLADRTVAITHLLRWAAGRFLGSYSPAYAFRLLEYCSVMFTGLSVFDSKNCIERLKKLKERDAYFPWKRLIALCCENELPGFSSDDLFDLEALQPLTPRDEWQAYYDLELKLKPAVIRFIEMGVGRDLAILHDRTTSELRGLATLVLCLEGGMRPAQLFKLKEEDFKNLHNRYFSISIPPAKQAKRVDKAPFELDLSPEAGAIIQALIDRYRPDLANGQLLRLPDGSLAMAKSFDKALNSRLRAWAARNFVGPMPETAELKDFLRHLPHLTAYDFRHHVGHSLAMSGASADQIARVLGHSSTVAARHYIAATPELAVIKQKALGENAAYQEMMGMILTGEIGEESDWRGRKVAGMVGNRLFTGIGGCSSSSCDFEPVRSCYGCSDFNPFLDGDHAGVRDALKAEAASQLAISDAAGQTHRNPAVMQLEGVIAEVQVVINHCKHRKGCQ, encoded by the coding sequence ATGAGGGTTTCAGTAAAACCGGGACGAAATAGCGAGCCGACTTCGGCCCAGAGTGCATCGGAGGGCAGGACGGTTCTAGAAGAGCTGCTCTCCGAAGACTTGGTTCAGGCTATTTCCCAGCGACCAATGAGAAGATTCATCCCGTTATTCGCGCCTGATCCAAATGACACTCAGTATCTCGACACTTCCGAACAATCATGGGCTTTGCGGTCATCTGGGAATAATTTTGTCTTTGACTTTGAGCGTTATGCTGAAAAAGCAGCCAAGACCGCAGGTGATGAGCGTTTCCTCGCAGATCGCACGGTTGCCATCACTCATTTGCTCCGTTGGGCAGCGGGCCGATTTCTGGGATCCTACTCACCTGCATACGCGTTCAGGCTTCTTGAGTATTGCTCGGTCATGTTCACGGGTTTAAGTGTGTTTGACTCGAAAAACTGCATCGAGCGTCTCAAGAAACTGAAGGAGCGAGACGCCTATTTCCCTTGGAAACGATTGATTGCTCTGTGTTGCGAAAATGAGCTCCCGGGATTCTCATCCGATGATTTGTTTGACCTTGAGGCGCTTCAACCATTAACACCAAGGGACGAATGGCAAGCTTATTATGATCTTGAACTGAAACTAAAACCGGCAGTCATTCGCTTCATAGAGATGGGTGTAGGTCGTGATCTTGCGATTCTCCATGATAGAACGACCAGTGAGCTCCGAGGGCTAGCCACGCTTGTCTTGTGTTTAGAGGGTGGCATGCGCCCTGCCCAGCTATTCAAATTGAAAGAAGAAGACTTCAAGAACCTGCACAATCGCTATTTCTCCATCAGCATACCGCCTGCCAAACAGGCCAAGCGGGTCGACAAGGCTCCATTTGAACTGGATTTGAGCCCGGAAGCCGGCGCCATCATCCAGGCTTTGATTGATCGATATCGGCCGGATCTGGCAAATGGCCAGCTGTTGCGGCTCCCCGATGGATCCCTGGCTATGGCGAAAAGCTTCGACAAGGCTCTGAATTCTCGATTGCGAGCCTGGGCCGCCCGGAATTTCGTAGGCCCAATGCCAGAAACCGCCGAGCTCAAGGATTTCCTACGTCACCTCCCTCACCTGACGGCCTATGATTTCCGCCACCACGTAGGCCATAGCCTGGCGATGTCTGGCGCATCGGCCGATCAGATTGCCCGAGTACTTGGCCACAGCAGCACCGTGGCGGCCCGTCACTACATAGCCGCAACGCCGGAATTGGCGGTGATCAAACAAAAAGCTCTTGGTGAAAACGCGGCCTACCAGGAAATGATGGGCATGATTCTCACTGGTGAAATCGGCGAGGAATCGGATTGGCGCGGCCGGAAAGTCGCGGGCATGGTCGGTAACCGTTTGTTTACAGGCATTGGTGGATGCAGTTCCAGCTCCTGCGATTTTGAGCCGGTCCGGAGTTGTTATGGCTGCAGCGACTTCAATCCCTTCCTGGATGGAGACCACGCCGGCGTCAGGGACGCGTTGAAGGCTGAGGCTGCGAGTCAGCTTGCGATTTCAGACGCCGCCGGCCAAACCCACCGAAATCCTGCCGTTATGCAACTCGAGGGCGTGATCGCCGAAGTCCAGGTGGTGATCAATCACTGCAAGCATCGGAAGGGCTGCCAGTGA
- a CDS encoding DUF1778 domain-containing protein: protein MSKDSARHSLELNPVTEQRARCAASLAGFETLDRFIEQAILEKTDRVFQEAETITLDTDSFQAFQANCASPDVANEALVSAMQHRLRLK from the coding sequence ATGTCCAAAGATTCGGCGAGACACTCATTGGAATTAAACCCGGTAACGGAGCAGCGTGCTCGGTGTGCTGCCTCTTTGGCAGGCTTCGAAACGTTGGACAGGTTTATCGAACAGGCCATACTTGAAAAAACCGACCGCGTTTTCCAGGAGGCTGAAACCATCACCTTAGACACCGACTCATTCCAGGCTTTTCAAGCCAACTGTGCGTCTCCAGACGTTGCCAATGAGGCATTGGTCTCCGCGATGCAGCACCGACTCAGATTAAAATGA
- a CDS encoding response regulator, with the protein MVFPSQSMSILVVEDIAAMRKMVKDSLRLMGLNNVSLAENGEQALALLATNRVDLIISDSNMPKMNGMELLKIIRKTPAWRSIPFMMVTAESDRTLVSAAIEEGVTQFLIKPFTYADLQYRVNKITNQVKHAGPAEIIPAAEETQETPNEAFGHDFGSATVMLVGDLAMEKSVAPILKQFHKIRSAISGEEALEMVRALEAPDLILMEVMLPDTTGYDVCHQLKNDPSTAAIPVIFLTTQATSNEITRGFKSGCVDYITKPVDPTLLQARVATHIQIRHAKEDLRNHIDTLLENARLREDVERMTRHDIKSPLSAIISTADALLQNGPWARHVAGALETMRDAGFDALNMVNRTLDLYKMETGVYRFEPTSVDLVKLAKRVIREMKSEANQKQVRLSLRPDPNCFCLGEESLCLSLLRNLLKNAVEASPPGHIVYIMLNKKAKINLMIHNKGTIPDSLRDTFFDKYTTANKAQGTGLGTYSAKLMTEVQGGKIRFMSNSKRGTVLHVALDPAFTDQGEQQLVSSTA; encoded by the coding sequence ATGGTTTTTCCTTCTCAGTCAATGTCCATTTTAGTTGTAGAGGACATCGCCGCTATGCGGAAAATGGTGAAAGATAGTCTTCGATTGATGGGGCTGAACAACGTTTCGCTTGCTGAAAACGGTGAGCAGGCACTAGCTCTGCTAGCCACCAATCGCGTTGATTTGATAATTTCTGATAGCAACATGCCAAAAATGAATGGCATGGAACTGCTGAAAATAATACGAAAAACACCTGCCTGGCGCAGCATTCCTTTTATGATGGTGACGGCCGAAAGCGACAGGACTTTGGTCAGCGCGGCGATCGAAGAAGGCGTTACCCAGTTCCTTATCAAGCCTTTTACCTACGCGGATCTCCAGTATCGGGTCAACAAAATTACGAATCAGGTTAAACACGCTGGCCCGGCAGAAATCATCCCAGCTGCGGAAGAAACTCAGGAAACACCGAACGAGGCATTTGGTCACGATTTTGGAAGCGCCACGGTAATGCTGGTGGGCGACTTAGCGATGGAAAAATCCGTTGCGCCCATCCTAAAGCAGTTTCATAAAATTAGATCCGCAATCAGTGGAGAGGAAGCCTTGGAAATGGTTCGTGCTCTTGAGGCACCAGACCTCATCCTGATGGAGGTAATGCTGCCGGACACAACTGGCTATGACGTCTGTCACCAGTTAAAAAATGACCCTTCGACAGCTGCAATACCGGTTATATTTCTGACAACACAAGCAACATCAAATGAGATTACTCGCGGATTCAAGTCGGGATGCGTTGATTACATCACCAAACCGGTAGACCCCACGTTGCTTCAAGCACGCGTCGCGACACACATCCAAATCCGGCACGCGAAAGAAGACTTGCGTAACCACATTGATACTCTGCTGGAGAACGCCCGCCTGCGAGAGGATGTTGAACGTATGACGCGCCACGACATAAAAAGCCCTTTGTCCGCCATCATCTCTACTGCCGACGCGTTGTTGCAAAATGGACCATGGGCAAGACATGTCGCGGGCGCATTGGAAACCATGCGAGACGCAGGTTTTGACGCTCTCAATATGGTGAACCGAACCCTTGATCTTTACAAAATGGAGACAGGTGTCTACCGGTTTGAGCCGACTTCCGTGGATTTGGTCAAATTAGCAAAAAGGGTCATTCGAGAAATGAAAAGTGAAGCAAACCAAAAGCAGGTCCGTCTATCTCTGCGACCCGACCCGAACTGCTTTTGCCTCGGGGAGGAAAGTTTGTGTCTTTCCCTGTTGCGAAATTTACTTAAGAATGCCGTTGAAGCCTCCCCACCGGGCCATATCGTCTACATCATGTTGAACAAAAAAGCGAAAATTAATCTGATGATCCATAATAAAGGGACCATTCCCGACAGCTTGAGGGATACATTTTTCGACAAGTACACAACAGCCAATAAGGCACAAGGGACGGGCTTGGGGACCTATTCTGCAAAATTGATGACAGAGGTGCAGGGAGGAAAAATACGTTTTATGTCCAATTCCAAGCGTGGGACTGTCCTACACGTGGCACTGGATCCTGCCTTCACCGATCAGGGGGAGCAACAGTTGGTTTCATCAACAGCGTAG